A single Stutzerimonas stutzeri DNA region contains:
- a CDS encoding copper resistance protein B, whose protein sequence is MDHSDHARHGAHAPAQSAAPSGRRHGQGDPRHSSHSSHGMPHRPEAGSAATQTSPAPLPAISPADRDAAFPDLPEHHMHQGGTHVMFVADELEWQDADEGSTLAWDLSGWAGGDIDRLAWRAEGERTNGHTEEAELQLLWSHATSPWWETVAGIRQDFKPGPAQTWAAFGVQGMPLYGLETEATAFIGEGGQTALRLEAEYDILLTQRWILQPTGEINLHGRNDERRGVGSGFSEASAGLRLRYEISRQFAPYLGVTWSRAYGNNADLQRVKGEETSEARLVAGIRFWF, encoded by the coding sequence ATGGATCATTCCGACCATGCGCGGCATGGTGCTCATGCCCCCGCCCAGTCAGCGGCCCCGTCAGGGCGCCGCCACGGCCAAGGGGACCCTCGCCACAGCAGCCACTCCTCACACGGCATGCCGCATCGCCCCGAGGCAGGCAGCGCTGCGACGCAAACGAGCCCGGCGCCGCTACCCGCCATCAGCCCGGCCGACCGCGACGCCGCCTTTCCTGACCTGCCCGAGCACCACATGCATCAAGGCGGCACACACGTCATGTTCGTAGCCGACGAACTGGAATGGCAGGACGCCGACGAAGGCAGCACACTGGCCTGGGATCTGAGCGGTTGGGCCGGCGGCGACATCGACCGCCTGGCATGGCGTGCCGAGGGCGAACGAACCAACGGCCATACTGAGGAAGCTGAGCTGCAACTGCTGTGGAGCCATGCCACCAGCCCCTGGTGGGAAACCGTCGCGGGCATACGCCAGGATTTCAAGCCCGGGCCAGCGCAGACCTGGGCAGCGTTCGGCGTCCAAGGCATGCCCTTGTATGGGCTGGAAACCGAAGCCACGGCGTTCATCGGTGAAGGCGGCCAGACGGCACTGCGCCTGGAAGCGGAATACGACATCCTGCTCACCCAGCGCTGGATATTGCAGCCCACTGGCGAAATCAACCTGCACGGGCGCAACGACGAGCGCCGAGGTGTTGGCTCCGGATTCAGCGAAGCCAGCGCCGGATTGCGCTTGCGCTACGAGATCAGCCGGCAGTTTGCGCCCTATCTGGGCGTAACCTGGAGCCGTGCCTACGGCAACAACGCCGACCTGCAGCGTGTCAAAGGGGAAGAGACAAGCGAAGCCCGTCTGGTGGCGGGTATCCGATTCTGGTTCTGA